The following are encoded together in the Primulina tabacum isolate GXHZ01 chromosome 18, ASM2559414v2, whole genome shotgun sequence genome:
- the LOC142532959 gene encoding putative calcium-binding protein CML44, whose product MSAITIEDLHRIFENLDKNNHGRVSIHDLHHLLENSGIHATLEELEKFVGDTSLGYMDFLFFYEAIVKTRIAESKDSSSEDHIDHDMDHSTDVLLKAFKVFDLNGDGFISSEELQSVLSRLGLWDKKRGQDCKEMIRVYDQNLDGALDFEEFKVMMSPTSHSQI is encoded by the coding sequence ATGTCTGCTATTACCATAGAAGACCTCCACAGGATTTTCGAGAATTTGGACAAGAACAACCATGGCCGGGTAAGCATACATGATTTGCACCATCTTCTTGAAAACAGCGGCATCCACGCGACGTTGGAAGAGCTCGAAAAGTTTGTCGGTGACACGAGTCTCGGTTACATGGATTTCTTGTTCTTTTACGAGGCAATAGTGAAGACCAGGATCGCAGAAAGTAAAGATAGTTCTTCCGAGGATCATATCGATCACGACATGGATCATAGTACTGACGTTCTTTTGAAGGCTTTTAAAGTCTTTGATTTGAATGGCGATGGATTCATTTCAAGCGAGGAGTTGCAAAGCGTGCTTTCGAGATTAGGTTTGTGGGACAAGAAACGTGGACAAGATTGCAAGGAGATGATTCGTGTTTATGATCAAAATCTGGATGGGGCACTTGATTTTGAAGAGTTCAAGGTTATGATGTCTCCTACATCGCATTCTCAAATTTAA
- the LOC142533796 gene encoding uncharacterized protein LOC142533796 isoform X4, with amino-acid sequence MSMCYGFQDEQNDFRKQLEAESVDPGYRQFLLFNLRGLKRYKPHKKEVDGEQICGENDDSDEVSDPQYELFFESLKKYEKSYVLECRINDVSVCVKYEGESKFGGKRVPECARKMRKDIGRVDGAADQRPKVPNEQAPVNQHASDNRRNEILKEKPDLRNKEVGFSKRNCKVLKNMTFVQEDNIVTDNQSEPHGQARLRKADEGEEDVAKAYYVPHSESVIRISCDGNQYQSPNPRNNPESKNQSELVGQDQPIKREKVLKGKNVVLSKHNLDTEKHLYIKPDPKHNSATKYKVDRANQVVPSGEDKEVQSKTNLPKVMQEKNVVTNDCVANRRKAVNYRDNEPLYSKPSPEKNLEEHQHEDVDQTQPGMKYKVQNQRKLRKLVHGSYEIKVDDAASTGAADQSPRLPNEQALVNQHASDNRRNEILKKPDLRNKGIIKESEVGISKALSKRMNNLGSCKVSKNTTFVQKDNIVTDNQSPNPINNSESKKHSEPFSQAQSIKRKKVLKGKNVVLSDHNLDTEKHLYIKPDPKHNSATKYQVDLANQVVPGEEDKEVQSKRNLPKVMEEKNVATNDCVANLKAANYRDNEPLYPKPSPEKNLEEHQHEDVDQTQPGKKYKVQRKLRKVVSGSYEIKVDDADSRNDVAQTENKPLFHKPCQRKNQVTKNCADQAHPKQSHSMFMKEIVITDDSDSDVEILDSALFYRAGNRGSIVTSKKFHKSVLEDDDVKLPGRTSPRFDFRRQIMNVLQEPYDKQESKRLLEAFKAGSYVKFHSELVKTLAAQRQRKGKCLAILRGFFFWLENLTQEGSFKPWEDEECLRVDPTLL; translated from the exons ATGAGTATGTGTTACGGGTTTCAGGATGAACAGAATGATTTTAGAAAACAATTGGAGGCTGAGAGTGTAGATCCTGGTTACCGACAGTTTCTGCTTTTCAACTTGAGAGGGTTAAAAAGATACAAACCACATAAAAAGGAGGTTGATGGCGAACAAATTTGTGGGGAGAATGATGATTCTGATGAAGTCAGTGACCCTCAGTACGAACTCTTCTTTGAGAGCCTCAAGAAATATGAGAAGTCATATGTGCTCGAGTGCAGGATTAATGATGTATCTGTATGTGTCAAATACGAAGGAGAAAGTAAATTTGGTGGAAAACGTGTACCTGAGTGTGCAAGGAAGATGAGGAAAGATATTGGACGAGTTGATGGTGCTGCTGATCAGAGACCCAAGGTTCCAAATGAACAGGCACCTGTGAATCAGCATGCATCTGACAACAGAAGAAATGAAATTTTGAAGGAGAAGCCTGATCTTAGGAATAAGGAGGTTGGATTTTCTAAACGAAACTGTAAAGTATTAAAAAATATGACTTTTGTCCAGGAAGATAATATTGTAACAGATAATCAGAGTGAACCTCATGGCCAAGCTCGGTTGAGAAAAGCTGACGAGGGAGAGGAGGATGTGGCCAAGGCATATTATGTGCCCCACAGTGAATCTGTGATACGAATTAGCTGTGATGGGAATCAGTATCAGAGTCCAAATCCGAGAAATAATCCAGAGTCAAAGAATCAGAGTGAACTTGTTGGTCAAGATCAACCAATCAAGAGAGAAAAAGTTCTCAAAGGCAAAAATGTGGTTCTAAGCAAGCACAACCTGGATACAGAGAAGCATTTATATATAAAGCCTGATCCAAAACATAATTCGGCGACAAAGTATAAGGTTGATCGTGCCAATCAAGTCGTACCAAGTGGGGAAGACAAGGAGGTCCAGAGCAAGACAAATTTGCCGAAAGTGATGCAGGAAAAGAATGTGGTGACGAATGACTGTGTGGCCAACAGAAGAAAGGCTGTGAACTACAGAGACAATGAGCCTTTGTATTCGAAGCCTAGTCCAGAGAAGAATCTGGAAGAACATCAGCATGAGGATGTTGATCAAACTCAACCAGGTATGAAATACAAGGTGCAGAACCAGAGAAAATTAAGGAAACTGGTCCATGGGAGTTACGAGATTAAAGTAGATGATGCAGCCAGCACTGGTGCCGCTGATCAGAGTCCCAGGCTTCCAAATGAACAGGCACTTGTGAATCAGCATGCATCTGACAATAGAAGAAATGAAATTTTGAAGAAGCCCGATCTTAGGAATAAGGGAATCATCAAAGAATCAGAGGTTGGAATTTCTAAAGCTCTATCAAAAAGGATGAACAATTTGGGAAGCTGTAAAGTATCAAAAAATACGACTTTTGTCCAGAAAGATAATATTGTAACAGATAATCAGAGTCCTAATCCGATAAATAATTCAGAGTCAAAGAAACATAGTGAACCTTTTAGTCAAGCTCAATCAATCAAGAGAAAAAAAGTTCTCAAAGGCAAAAATGTGGTTCTAAGCGACCACAACCTGGATACAGAGAAGCATTTATATATAAAGCCTGATCCAAAACATAATTCGGCGACAAAATATCAGGTTGATCTTGCCAATCAAGTAGTACCAGGTGAGGAAGACAAGGAGGTTCAGAGCAAGAGAAATTTGCCGAAAGTGATGGAGGAAAAGAATGTGGCTACGAATGACTGTGTGGCCAACCTAAAGGCTGCGAACTACAGAGACAATGAGCCTTTGTATCCAAAGCCTAGTCCAGAGAAGAATCTGGAAGAGCATCAGCATGAGGATGTTGATCAAACTCAACCAGGTAAGAAATACAAGGTGCAGAGAAAATTAAGGAAAGTGGTTAGTGGGAGTTACGAGATTAAAGTAGATGACGCAGATAGCAGAAATGACGTGGCTCAAACAGAAAACAAGCCGCTGTTTCACAAGCCTTGTCAAAGGAAAAATCAGGTGACAAAAAATTGTGCTGATCAAGCTCATCCAAAACAAAGCCATAGCATGTTCATGAAAGAAATAGTCATCACCGATGATAGTGATTCTGATGTTGAAATCCTAGACAGTGCATTATTTTACAGGGCTGGGAACCGAGGCTCAATCGTGACTTCAAAGAAATTCCACAAAAGT GTGTTAGAAGATGACGACGTCAAGTTACCAGGGAGGACAAGTCCGCGATTTGATTTTAGGAGACAGATCATGAATGTTCTCCAGGAACCATATGACAAACAGGAGAGCAAGAGGCTTCTGGAAGCATTCAAGGCTGGATCTTATGTCAAATTCCATTCAG AGTTGGTGAAAACACTGGCGGCACAACGACAGAGAAAGGGAAAATGTTTGGCCATTTTACGTGGATTTTTCTTTTGGCTTGAG AATTTGACGCAAGAAGGATCATTCAAACCATGGGAAGACGAAGAGTGCCTTCGAGTGGATCCAACTTTACTTTGA
- the LOC142533796 gene encoding uncharacterized protein LOC142533796 isoform X3 encodes MVCDFRYLTCALGRNACGAAQDFKRTMSMCYGFQDEQNDFRKQLEAESVDPGYRQFLLFNLRGLKRYKPHKKEVDGEQICGENDDSDEVSDPQYELFFESLKKYEKSYVLECRINDVSVCVKYEGESKFGGKRVPECARKMRKDIGRVDGAADQRPKVPNEQAPVNQHASDNRRNEILKEKPDLRNKEVGFSKRNCKVLKNMTFVQEDNIVTDNQSEPHGQARLRKADEGEEDVAKAYYVPHSESVIRISCDGNQYQSPNPRNNPESKNQSELVGQDQPIKREKVLKGKNVVLSKHNLDTEKHLYIKPDPKHNSATKYKVDRANQVVPSGEDKEVQSKTNLPKVMQEKNVVTNDCVANRRKAVNYRDNEPLYSKPSPEKNLEEHQHEDVDQTQPGMKYKVQNQRKLRKLVHGSYEIKVDDAASTGAADQSPRLPNEQALVNQHASDNRRNEILKKPDLRNKGIIKESEVGISKALSKRMNNLGSCKVSKNTTFVQKDNIVTDNQSPNPINNSESKKHSEPFSQAQSIKRKKVLKGKNVVLSDHNLDTEKHLYIKPDPKHNSATKYQVDLANQVVPGEEDKEVQSKRNLPKVMEEKNVATNDCVANLKAANYRDNEPLYPKPSPEKNLEEHQHEDVDQTQPGKKYKVQRKLRKVVSGSYEIKVDDADSRNDVAQTENKPLFHKPCQRKNQVTKNCADQAHPKQSHSMFMKEIVITDDSDSDVEILDSALFYRAGNRGSIVTSKKFHKSVLEDDDVKLPGRTSPRFDFRRQIMNVLQEPYDKQESKRLLEAFKAGSYVKFHSELVKTLAAQRQRKGKCLAILRGFFFWLEFPIFLSVNSRIR; translated from the exons ATGGTTTGTGATTTTCGGTATCTAACTTGTGCTCTTGGCAGAAATGCTTGTGGTGCAGCACAGGATTTCAAAAGAACAATGAGTATGTGTTACGGGTTTCAGGATGAACAGAATGATTTTAGAAAACAATTGGAGGCTGAGAGTGTAGATCCTGGTTACCGACAGTTTCTGCTTTTCAACTTGAGAGGGTTAAAAAGATACAAACCACATAAAAAGGAGGTTGATGGCGAACAAATTTGTGGGGAGAATGATGATTCTGATGAAGTCAGTGACCCTCAGTACGAACTCTTCTTTGAGAGCCTCAAGAAATATGAGAAGTCATATGTGCTCGAGTGCAGGATTAATGATGTATCTGTATGTGTCAAATACGAAGGAGAAAGTAAATTTGGTGGAAAACGTGTACCTGAGTGTGCAAGGAAGATGAGGAAAGATATTGGACGAGTTGATGGTGCTGCTGATCAGAGACCCAAGGTTCCAAATGAACAGGCACCTGTGAATCAGCATGCATCTGACAACAGAAGAAATGAAATTTTGAAGGAGAAGCCTGATCTTAGGAATAAGGAGGTTGGATTTTCTAAACGAAACTGTAAAGTATTAAAAAATATGACTTTTGTCCAGGAAGATAATATTGTAACAGATAATCAGAGTGAACCTCATGGCCAAGCTCGGTTGAGAAAAGCTGACGAGGGAGAGGAGGATGTGGCCAAGGCATATTATGTGCCCCACAGTGAATCTGTGATACGAATTAGCTGTGATGGGAATCAGTATCAGAGTCCAAATCCGAGAAATAATCCAGAGTCAAAGAATCAGAGTGAACTTGTTGGTCAAGATCAACCAATCAAGAGAGAAAAAGTTCTCAAAGGCAAAAATGTGGTTCTAAGCAAGCACAACCTGGATACAGAGAAGCATTTATATATAAAGCCTGATCCAAAACATAATTCGGCGACAAAGTATAAGGTTGATCGTGCCAATCAAGTCGTACCAAGTGGGGAAGACAAGGAGGTCCAGAGCAAGACAAATTTGCCGAAAGTGATGCAGGAAAAGAATGTGGTGACGAATGACTGTGTGGCCAACAGAAGAAAGGCTGTGAACTACAGAGACAATGAGCCTTTGTATTCGAAGCCTAGTCCAGAGAAGAATCTGGAAGAACATCAGCATGAGGATGTTGATCAAACTCAACCAGGTATGAAATACAAGGTGCAGAACCAGAGAAAATTAAGGAAACTGGTCCATGGGAGTTACGAGATTAAAGTAGATGATGCAGCCAGCACTGGTGCCGCTGATCAGAGTCCCAGGCTTCCAAATGAACAGGCACTTGTGAATCAGCATGCATCTGACAATAGAAGAAATGAAATTTTGAAGAAGCCCGATCTTAGGAATAAGGGAATCATCAAAGAATCAGAGGTTGGAATTTCTAAAGCTCTATCAAAAAGGATGAACAATTTGGGAAGCTGTAAAGTATCAAAAAATACGACTTTTGTCCAGAAAGATAATATTGTAACAGATAATCAGAGTCCTAATCCGATAAATAATTCAGAGTCAAAGAAACATAGTGAACCTTTTAGTCAAGCTCAATCAATCAAGAGAAAAAAAGTTCTCAAAGGCAAAAATGTGGTTCTAAGCGACCACAACCTGGATACAGAGAAGCATTTATATATAAAGCCTGATCCAAAACATAATTCGGCGACAAAATATCAGGTTGATCTTGCCAATCAAGTAGTACCAGGTGAGGAAGACAAGGAGGTTCAGAGCAAGAGAAATTTGCCGAAAGTGATGGAGGAAAAGAATGTGGCTACGAATGACTGTGTGGCCAACCTAAAGGCTGCGAACTACAGAGACAATGAGCCTTTGTATCCAAAGCCTAGTCCAGAGAAGAATCTGGAAGAGCATCAGCATGAGGATGTTGATCAAACTCAACCAGGTAAGAAATACAAGGTGCAGAGAAAATTAAGGAAAGTGGTTAGTGGGAGTTACGAGATTAAAGTAGATGACGCAGATAGCAGAAATGACGTGGCTCAAACAGAAAACAAGCCGCTGTTTCACAAGCCTTGTCAAAGGAAAAATCAGGTGACAAAAAATTGTGCTGATCAAGCTCATCCAAAACAAAGCCATAGCATGTTCATGAAAGAAATAGTCATCACCGATGATAGTGATTCTGATGTTGAAATCCTAGACAGTGCATTATTTTACAGGGCTGGGAACCGAGGCTCAATCGTGACTTCAAAGAAATTCCACAAAAGT GTGTTAGAAGATGACGACGTCAAGTTACCAGGGAGGACAAGTCCGCGATTTGATTTTAGGAGACAGATCATGAATGTTCTCCAGGAACCATATGACAAACAGGAGAGCAAGAGGCTTCTGGAAGCATTCAAGGCTGGATCTTATGTCAAATTCCATTCAG AGTTGGTGAAAACACTGGCGGCACAACGACAGAGAAAGGGAAAATGTTTGGCCATTTTACGTGGATTTTTCTTTTGGCTTGAG TTTCCTATTTTTCTATCTGTGAACTCAAGAATCCGTTGA
- the LOC142533796 gene encoding uncharacterized protein LOC142533796 isoform X1: MVCDFRYLTCALGRNACGAAQDFKRTMSMCYGFQDEQNDFRKQLEAESVDPGYRQFLLFNLRGLKRYKPHKKEVDGEQICGENDDSDEVSDPQYELFFESLKKYEKSYVLECRINDVSVCVKYEGESKFGGKRVPECARKMRKDIGRVDGAADQRPKVPNEQAPVNQHASDNRRNEILKEKPDLRNKEVGFSKRNCKVLKNMTFVQEDNIVTDNQSEPHGQARLRKADEGEEDVAKAYYVPHSESVIRISCDGNQYQSPNPRNNPESKNQSELVGQDQPIKREKVLKGKNVVLSKHNLDTEKHLYIKPDPKHNSATKYKVDRANQVVPSGEDKEVQSKTNLPKVMQEKNVVTNDCVANRRKAVNYRDNEPLYSKPSPEKNLEEHQHEDVDQTQPGMKYKVQNQRKLRKLVHGSYEIKVDDAASTGAADQSPRLPNEQALVNQHASDNRRNEILKKPDLRNKGIIKESEVGISKALSKRMNNLGSCKVSKNTTFVQKDNIVTDNQSPNPINNSESKKHSEPFSQAQSIKRKKVLKGKNVVLSDHNLDTEKHLYIKPDPKHNSATKYQVDLANQVVPGEEDKEVQSKRNLPKVMEEKNVATNDCVANLKAANYRDNEPLYPKPSPEKNLEEHQHEDVDQTQPGKKYKVQRKLRKVVSGSYEIKVDDADSRNDVAQTENKPLFHKPCQRKNQVTKNCADQAHPKQSHSMFMKEIVITDDSDSDVEILDSALFYRAGNRGSIVTSKKFHKSVLEDDDVKLPGRTSPRFDFRRQIMNVLQEPYDKQESKRLLEAFKAGSYVKFHSELVKTLAAQRQRKGKCLAILRGFFFWLENLTQEGSFKPWEDEECLRVDPTLL; this comes from the exons ATGGTTTGTGATTTTCGGTATCTAACTTGTGCTCTTGGCAGAAATGCTTGTGGTGCAGCACAGGATTTCAAAAGAACAATGAGTATGTGTTACGGGTTTCAGGATGAACAGAATGATTTTAGAAAACAATTGGAGGCTGAGAGTGTAGATCCTGGTTACCGACAGTTTCTGCTTTTCAACTTGAGAGGGTTAAAAAGATACAAACCACATAAAAAGGAGGTTGATGGCGAACAAATTTGTGGGGAGAATGATGATTCTGATGAAGTCAGTGACCCTCAGTACGAACTCTTCTTTGAGAGCCTCAAGAAATATGAGAAGTCATATGTGCTCGAGTGCAGGATTAATGATGTATCTGTATGTGTCAAATACGAAGGAGAAAGTAAATTTGGTGGAAAACGTGTACCTGAGTGTGCAAGGAAGATGAGGAAAGATATTGGACGAGTTGATGGTGCTGCTGATCAGAGACCCAAGGTTCCAAATGAACAGGCACCTGTGAATCAGCATGCATCTGACAACAGAAGAAATGAAATTTTGAAGGAGAAGCCTGATCTTAGGAATAAGGAGGTTGGATTTTCTAAACGAAACTGTAAAGTATTAAAAAATATGACTTTTGTCCAGGAAGATAATATTGTAACAGATAATCAGAGTGAACCTCATGGCCAAGCTCGGTTGAGAAAAGCTGACGAGGGAGAGGAGGATGTGGCCAAGGCATATTATGTGCCCCACAGTGAATCTGTGATACGAATTAGCTGTGATGGGAATCAGTATCAGAGTCCAAATCCGAGAAATAATCCAGAGTCAAAGAATCAGAGTGAACTTGTTGGTCAAGATCAACCAATCAAGAGAGAAAAAGTTCTCAAAGGCAAAAATGTGGTTCTAAGCAAGCACAACCTGGATACAGAGAAGCATTTATATATAAAGCCTGATCCAAAACATAATTCGGCGACAAAGTATAAGGTTGATCGTGCCAATCAAGTCGTACCAAGTGGGGAAGACAAGGAGGTCCAGAGCAAGACAAATTTGCCGAAAGTGATGCAGGAAAAGAATGTGGTGACGAATGACTGTGTGGCCAACAGAAGAAAGGCTGTGAACTACAGAGACAATGAGCCTTTGTATTCGAAGCCTAGTCCAGAGAAGAATCTGGAAGAACATCAGCATGAGGATGTTGATCAAACTCAACCAGGTATGAAATACAAGGTGCAGAACCAGAGAAAATTAAGGAAACTGGTCCATGGGAGTTACGAGATTAAAGTAGATGATGCAGCCAGCACTGGTGCCGCTGATCAGAGTCCCAGGCTTCCAAATGAACAGGCACTTGTGAATCAGCATGCATCTGACAATAGAAGAAATGAAATTTTGAAGAAGCCCGATCTTAGGAATAAGGGAATCATCAAAGAATCAGAGGTTGGAATTTCTAAAGCTCTATCAAAAAGGATGAACAATTTGGGAAGCTGTAAAGTATCAAAAAATACGACTTTTGTCCAGAAAGATAATATTGTAACAGATAATCAGAGTCCTAATCCGATAAATAATTCAGAGTCAAAGAAACATAGTGAACCTTTTAGTCAAGCTCAATCAATCAAGAGAAAAAAAGTTCTCAAAGGCAAAAATGTGGTTCTAAGCGACCACAACCTGGATACAGAGAAGCATTTATATATAAAGCCTGATCCAAAACATAATTCGGCGACAAAATATCAGGTTGATCTTGCCAATCAAGTAGTACCAGGTGAGGAAGACAAGGAGGTTCAGAGCAAGAGAAATTTGCCGAAAGTGATGGAGGAAAAGAATGTGGCTACGAATGACTGTGTGGCCAACCTAAAGGCTGCGAACTACAGAGACAATGAGCCTTTGTATCCAAAGCCTAGTCCAGAGAAGAATCTGGAAGAGCATCAGCATGAGGATGTTGATCAAACTCAACCAGGTAAGAAATACAAGGTGCAGAGAAAATTAAGGAAAGTGGTTAGTGGGAGTTACGAGATTAAAGTAGATGACGCAGATAGCAGAAATGACGTGGCTCAAACAGAAAACAAGCCGCTGTTTCACAAGCCTTGTCAAAGGAAAAATCAGGTGACAAAAAATTGTGCTGATCAAGCTCATCCAAAACAAAGCCATAGCATGTTCATGAAAGAAATAGTCATCACCGATGATAGTGATTCTGATGTTGAAATCCTAGACAGTGCATTATTTTACAGGGCTGGGAACCGAGGCTCAATCGTGACTTCAAAGAAATTCCACAAAAGT GTGTTAGAAGATGACGACGTCAAGTTACCAGGGAGGACAAGTCCGCGATTTGATTTTAGGAGACAGATCATGAATGTTCTCCAGGAACCATATGACAAACAGGAGAGCAAGAGGCTTCTGGAAGCATTCAAGGCTGGATCTTATGTCAAATTCCATTCAG AGTTGGTGAAAACACTGGCGGCACAACGACAGAGAAAGGGAAAATGTTTGGCCATTTTACGTGGATTTTTCTTTTGGCTTGAG AATTTGACGCAAGAAGGATCATTCAAACCATGGGAAGACGAAGAGTGCCTTCGAGTGGATCCAACTTTACTTTGA
- the LOC142533796 gene encoding uncharacterized protein LOC142533796 isoform X2 has protein sequence MATPNGYKSINCRNACGAAQDFKRTMSMCYGFQDEQNDFRKQLEAESVDPGYRQFLLFNLRGLKRYKPHKKEVDGEQICGENDDSDEVSDPQYELFFESLKKYEKSYVLECRINDVSVCVKYEGESKFGGKRVPECARKMRKDIGRVDGAADQRPKVPNEQAPVNQHASDNRRNEILKEKPDLRNKEVGFSKRNCKVLKNMTFVQEDNIVTDNQSEPHGQARLRKADEGEEDVAKAYYVPHSESVIRISCDGNQYQSPNPRNNPESKNQSELVGQDQPIKREKVLKGKNVVLSKHNLDTEKHLYIKPDPKHNSATKYKVDRANQVVPSGEDKEVQSKTNLPKVMQEKNVVTNDCVANRRKAVNYRDNEPLYSKPSPEKNLEEHQHEDVDQTQPGMKYKVQNQRKLRKLVHGSYEIKVDDAASTGAADQSPRLPNEQALVNQHASDNRRNEILKKPDLRNKGIIKESEVGISKALSKRMNNLGSCKVSKNTTFVQKDNIVTDNQSPNPINNSESKKHSEPFSQAQSIKRKKVLKGKNVVLSDHNLDTEKHLYIKPDPKHNSATKYQVDLANQVVPGEEDKEVQSKRNLPKVMEEKNVATNDCVANLKAANYRDNEPLYPKPSPEKNLEEHQHEDVDQTQPGKKYKVQRKLRKVVSGSYEIKVDDADSRNDVAQTENKPLFHKPCQRKNQVTKNCADQAHPKQSHSMFMKEIVITDDSDSDVEILDSALFYRAGNRGSIVTSKKFHKSVLEDDDVKLPGRTSPRFDFRRQIMNVLQEPYDKQESKRLLEAFKAGSYVKFHSELVKTLAAQRQRKGKCLAILRGFFFWLENLTQEGSFKPWEDEECLRVDPTLL, from the exons ATGGCGACTCCCAACGGCTATAAGTCAATAAATTGCAG AAATGCTTGTGGTGCAGCACAGGATTTCAAAAGAACAATGAGTATGTGTTACGGGTTTCAGGATGAACAGAATGATTTTAGAAAACAATTGGAGGCTGAGAGTGTAGATCCTGGTTACCGACAGTTTCTGCTTTTCAACTTGAGAGGGTTAAAAAGATACAAACCACATAAAAAGGAGGTTGATGGCGAACAAATTTGTGGGGAGAATGATGATTCTGATGAAGTCAGTGACCCTCAGTACGAACTCTTCTTTGAGAGCCTCAAGAAATATGAGAAGTCATATGTGCTCGAGTGCAGGATTAATGATGTATCTGTATGTGTCAAATACGAAGGAGAAAGTAAATTTGGTGGAAAACGTGTACCTGAGTGTGCAAGGAAGATGAGGAAAGATATTGGACGAGTTGATGGTGCTGCTGATCAGAGACCCAAGGTTCCAAATGAACAGGCACCTGTGAATCAGCATGCATCTGACAACAGAAGAAATGAAATTTTGAAGGAGAAGCCTGATCTTAGGAATAAGGAGGTTGGATTTTCTAAACGAAACTGTAAAGTATTAAAAAATATGACTTTTGTCCAGGAAGATAATATTGTAACAGATAATCAGAGTGAACCTCATGGCCAAGCTCGGTTGAGAAAAGCTGACGAGGGAGAGGAGGATGTGGCCAAGGCATATTATGTGCCCCACAGTGAATCTGTGATACGAATTAGCTGTGATGGGAATCAGTATCAGAGTCCAAATCCGAGAAATAATCCAGAGTCAAAGAATCAGAGTGAACTTGTTGGTCAAGATCAACCAATCAAGAGAGAAAAAGTTCTCAAAGGCAAAAATGTGGTTCTAAGCAAGCACAACCTGGATACAGAGAAGCATTTATATATAAAGCCTGATCCAAAACATAATTCGGCGACAAAGTATAAGGTTGATCGTGCCAATCAAGTCGTACCAAGTGGGGAAGACAAGGAGGTCCAGAGCAAGACAAATTTGCCGAAAGTGATGCAGGAAAAGAATGTGGTGACGAATGACTGTGTGGCCAACAGAAGAAAGGCTGTGAACTACAGAGACAATGAGCCTTTGTATTCGAAGCCTAGTCCAGAGAAGAATCTGGAAGAACATCAGCATGAGGATGTTGATCAAACTCAACCAGGTATGAAATACAAGGTGCAGAACCAGAGAAAATTAAGGAAACTGGTCCATGGGAGTTACGAGATTAAAGTAGATGATGCAGCCAGCACTGGTGCCGCTGATCAGAGTCCCAGGCTTCCAAATGAACAGGCACTTGTGAATCAGCATGCATCTGACAATAGAAGAAATGAAATTTTGAAGAAGCCCGATCTTAGGAATAAGGGAATCATCAAAGAATCAGAGGTTGGAATTTCTAAAGCTCTATCAAAAAGGATGAACAATTTGGGAAGCTGTAAAGTATCAAAAAATACGACTTTTGTCCAGAAAGATAATATTGTAACAGATAATCAGAGTCCTAATCCGATAAATAATTCAGAGTCAAAGAAACATAGTGAACCTTTTAGTCAAGCTCAATCAATCAAGAGAAAAAAAGTTCTCAAAGGCAAAAATGTGGTTCTAAGCGACCACAACCTGGATACAGAGAAGCATTTATATATAAAGCCTGATCCAAAACATAATTCGGCGACAAAATATCAGGTTGATCTTGCCAATCAAGTAGTACCAGGTGAGGAAGACAAGGAGGTTCAGAGCAAGAGAAATTTGCCGAAAGTGATGGAGGAAAAGAATGTGGCTACGAATGACTGTGTGGCCAACCTAAAGGCTGCGAACTACAGAGACAATGAGCCTTTGTATCCAAAGCCTAGTCCAGAGAAGAATCTGGAAGAGCATCAGCATGAGGATGTTGATCAAACTCAACCAGGTAAGAAATACAAGGTGCAGAGAAAATTAAGGAAAGTGGTTAGTGGGAGTTACGAGATTAAAGTAGATGACGCAGATAGCAGAAATGACGTGGCTCAAACAGAAAACAAGCCGCTGTTTCACAAGCCTTGTCAAAGGAAAAATCAGGTGACAAAAAATTGTGCTGATCAAGCTCATCCAAAACAAAGCCATAGCATGTTCATGAAAGAAATAGTCATCACCGATGATAGTGATTCTGATGTTGAAATCCTAGACAGTGCATTATTTTACAGGGCTGGGAACCGAGGCTCAATCGTGACTTCAAAGAAATTCCACAAAAGT GTGTTAGAAGATGACGACGTCAAGTTACCAGGGAGGACAAGTCCGCGATTTGATTTTAGGAGACAGATCATGAATGTTCTCCAGGAACCATATGACAAACAGGAGAGCAAGAGGCTTCTGGAAGCATTCAAGGCTGGATCTTATGTCAAATTCCATTCAG AGTTGGTGAAAACACTGGCGGCACAACGACAGAGAAAGGGAAAATGTTTGGCCATTTTACGTGGATTTTTCTTTTGGCTTGAG AATTTGACGCAAGAAGGATCATTCAAACCATGGGAAGACGAAGAGTGCCTTCGAGTGGATCCAACTTTACTTTGA